Within Mustela nigripes isolate SB6536 chromosome 3, MUSNIG.SB6536, whole genome shotgun sequence, the genomic segment GGCCTTCCCGCACTCACTGCActtataaggtttctctccagtgtgaaccCTGTGATGCTTAATGAGGTTGGAAACCCGGCTGAATGGTTTGCCACACTCACTACACTCATAAGGTCTCTCTCCAGTGTGAACCCTCTGATGCTTCCTCAGGTGTGAGCTCTGGCTGAATGCTTTCCCACACTCATTACACTGAAAAGGTTTCTCACCTGTGTGAATCCTGTGGTGCTTAATGAGATTTGAGCTCCGCCTAAAGGCCTTCCCGCATTCGTTGCACACGTACGGCTTCTCTCCAGAATGAATTCTTTGATGCTGGATGAGGTTTGAGCTCCGCCGAAAAGCCTTCCCACACTCACTGCATTCATAGGGCTTCTCACTCATGTGAGACTTCTGGTGCTTTTGAAGGCTTGAGTTCTGGCTGAAGCCTTTTCCACAATCACTGCATACATAAGGCTTCTCTCCACTGTGGTTAATCTGATGCCTAATGAGGTGTGAGTGCACACTGAAGGTTTTCCTGCACTCACTGCACTGATAGGGTTTTTCACTCACATGAGACCTTtgatgatttttaagaaatgagttCTGGCTGAAGGATTTTCCACATTCACTGCATATGAAGGATTTCTGTCCAGTATGGGTTATCTGATGCTGAATAAGATCAGGGTTTCCCCTGAAGGTTTTCCCACAATCACTGCAAATGAGTGGGCTTTCGGCTATGTGAAGGCCCTCATGGCTACTTAAGTCCATACTGTGCTGGAAGCTGTGGCCACACATGTCATACAGATGTGGCGTCTCTTCTGTAGGAATTCCCTGAGACACTGTTGGGTTTGGGCTCAGACTGAGGCTTCTTACAAAGTCATCACAGCCCAGCTCTTTTTCTAAGGGGCTCCTAAGGAGCACTGCCACTGGTGTGAAGCCTCCCTCATGGTAGAGTGACTTCACCTGTCTGTCAGGAATTCCCCAATCTCCCTCCATTACATCATCACAGAATTCTCCAAGCTCAGGCGCCTGGGAAAAATCACTGGTATAGTTTTCTGATATTTCCACTTGTGATTCCAAATCCTCAGAAACTTCTTTCTTCTGAAGAAATTCCTTGCCCTTAGTGCTGGTGTCCCAATCTGAAATGACAAACAAAGCCACTTGGAGGGGAACAGGAAAATACTGATGACACATCCGGGAATGTGTGACCCACTGGGAGTGGCAGTCCCAAATCTCTCAAGGGGACGAGAGAGGGGGCTGGGACGGCTCTGAGGGGATGAGGCAGCAGGGCCCTTCAACCTACAAGACTGACGCTCACCCCCATGACCCACATCTCAGGAAATCACCTGCAGCTCCCTACTGCTTTAAGTACAACTCCAGATGCCCCTCAACGGGgcatctctgtctccctctcccactgcagaTCATCAGCAAGTCTACACCTCATGCTATACTGTTACTCACTGTAACTCTTTTGTCTTTCCCACAGTGTTTCTTGGGCCGGTATTTTTTTTAGCACCAACTAACAGCATTCAGACCTTGCTTCAGGAGTCACCAGTAGGGACAGGTGCGCTCTCTGCTGGCAGGTGCAGAAAGGGACTGTTCCTTTCAGAGAAGCAGGGTACTTCTGATTGCATGGCAGTGGGGACTTACCTAAAACACCAGATTCTGTCCTGTTCCACAGAGGCGGCTTCAGAGACTGTGCACTGTCCTACCAAACCTGCAATTCTGACAGTCGTAGCTGGACAACTTTGTGCAACTTTACAATGGTAAAGCTGCCGTGCCCACCATTCTGGTGGCAGAAATGTGCACAAGGTTCCTCAGCCATCACAAGGGCTCTGTcacctcccttcttctctccctcacaTCTGAAGGAACAAGGAAACCCTCACTCCCCTGGATCACCCAGCTGAGCGCAGATCTTAAGTCTCTGTTTCAATCAAACACCCGGACCACTCTGTGGCTGTCTTTTCCTGCCTGGATGTTGACTAGCTTACCTGGCCTTCCAccctcccctgctgcccacaGACATCCCCGTAACATCAGAGCACTCCAACATTCTCCCAGGCCCTTTCTTAACTCACCCTCACTGCTGCTCTTGTTCCCGGAGCAGGATGGATACATTCACCTTAGGATCTGCCGTGCTCGGAGCACTCCCCAGATGGTTCTCATgctccttcactttttttttttttttaaagatttgttcattttagagagaaagagagagaatgagcatgaggaagggggagagggagaaacttaagcagactctgcatggagctggaccatgatctgagccacaaTTAAGAGTCGGATGCTGAAGTGACTGCACCACCTCCTCCTTCACTTCTGCGCGGTGTCTGTGCAAACATGATTCACTGGAGACAATCTCTGATCATTGCCCCTCCACTACTTCTGTACAGGGCTCCCTGATCGCTCCCTGACAGGGCCCCATATCCCAGGACTGGAGCGACCCCTCATCTGGCCACAGTCAGTGGTGCTGAGTAGGTGGGTGGACACCCTTCCCCATACTTCGTTGGGCTCACTGCCCTCTGAATGGCCCCTCAGTTCAGGCTGACACTGCATCGTCCCATCTGGAAGGTCTAGGATCTAACAGCATTCTGTGTCCCTGCCTCATCTGGACACTTCTACTCCCTCTGGAGCCACCAGAATGACCTCAATGCAGACCTGGCCTGGTTACACACTCAGCCTGTCTGCCTGCCATGCCCACACATCTGGAAGCCCCTGCACACTCCGTGCCCCCTGCATGGAGTTTGTGTCAGACTCTCTCCTATGAATTCAGCCACACAGGTGCTGTGCTTTACCCTCCTGCTGACCCTCAGAAAGGCCTATCATCACGTGCTGCACACGGGCTGACCATGTTCTTCTGAGTCTCAGAGCTCCCCAGCTCAGAAGCCCTGGGCCTGGGGGTGTCTAGGAAATGTCCACATAAGGCTAGGCTCCTAGGAGTAATGGGGGGAGGGCTCACTGAGGGCTGCAGGGACAGGGAGGTTGCTAAGGGAAACAACGGTCTGCACAGGTTGGTCCAAAGACCACCATGCCCCCCAGAGCCTGCAGCAACTGACCCAGGGATCCTCGCACCTGCCTCTGGCTGGATATGGAGTAGGGGCCAGAAGGGAATAACACATAGGAGTCAATGGAGCGTTCCCATAATTGGTCACAGGGTACccattttaggctttgtggctGTATGGTATTGGTTATATGGTCTGCTTTGTTACAACCCTGGAAAAACCTCAAACCATTCTTTGTTTGCAGGCCgttaaacaaaaaaccaacaaaaccccCCAACCAATCCCTGGTTAGCTGGATCTGGCCTGTGGGCCACAGTCTGCTGAccctaaaataaaatcactagTGTGGCTCAGGAGATGGTGGCAATGACTGGTTTTCAGTCCCACGCCACTGCTGACCTGGAACCTGTGGGTGAGGATGGTGAGAGGTCACTTTAGATTTATTAAATATGATGTAGTTCTCTGCAACTTTACAACCGTTGGAACAATGATGAAAGTTTCTCTTttgaaaggaaatgtaaaattgGAAATGtggtttcccttctctctctctctctcacacacacacacacacacacacacacacacacacacacagttgggTTTAAtgggaggtgcctggctggctccgtcagtggagcatgtgactcttgatcctggggttgtagATTTGGGCTCCATGTTGCCCATGttggtgcagagattacttaaaaataaaatcttttaaaacagcaaaaactGGGTTTAAGGGCAAAGAAAGATTTGAAAACAAATGGAGCTTCTTGCACCATCCTCACTGCCCCCATGACTGGTCCCCACtgcagaaaagagagaggattCTGAGTCCATCTAGAACACAACAAATCCCTTAGTATTTCCTGAGAGAAAGCAGTCACTGCAGACCTTTATGATTAATGGCTTCTGGGTTTATGGGAAACAGTTTAGGTAAGAACCCAGGTCAAAGCCATGCTCATGGGAGTGCCACGCGGGCCTGTGGTGCACTGGCTGCTTCGGGAGGCACAGCAGTCATCTGACCTGGCACCTAACCCAGCCACCCGCAGCACCGAGGCCCAAGTGTCAGCACAAGCTCAGGTGGAGGCCCCACTAGTCTTCTGTCTCCTGAGTGGGTTTACACTTACTTTATTTACAGAGGCAAGATTTACAAACAAAATTGTTTAAAGCATTGAAGTGGCATTTactacattcacaatgttgtgccaTGACACCTCTATCTAATTCCAAAACAGTGCCATCACTGCAAACTAGCCTCTTAACTCATCAGTTTGCATCTCTCCTCCTGGACTCTTGGCAATCTGCACTCTCCATTTATCTATTCCTGATATCTCATATAAACGGAATCATATCACATGGAACTTTTAGGTGTGGTTCTTTCACTTTCACTAATGTTTTTCCAAGTTCAGCCACATTGTAGCATCTATCACCGCTTCATGCTCCCCCTTTTTTtggtctgagtaatattccattgtatggatatactgtATTTtccactgatggacatctaggctgtTTTCTTTTGGCACTGTGAGTAGTGCTTTTATGATCACGATGTATAGGTCCATGTTTGAGTATCTGTCTTCAACTCTTCACATATTTATCTAGCACTGCTGGGTCCTATGGCAATGGTATGTTTAAACTTTTGAGGAATGGCCAAATTTTATTACACAGTGGCTGGACCacttcacattcccaccagcaatgtatgagagtttcaATTTGTCTACACCCTTGACAACACTTGTGACATACTGAAGCATTACAGCCACTTCAGTGGGTGTGgttatctccttgtggttttgatttgcatttctcaaatGACTAATGaatttaagcatcttttcatgtacttgttggccatttgcatattttctttcaaaaagcattttttaaaagattttatttatttatttattttacttatttgacagagagagatcacaagtaggtggagaggcaggcagagagagagaggaggaagcaggctctctgctgagcagagagcctgatgcgggactcgatcccaggaccctgagatcatgacctgagccggaggcagcggcttaacccactgagccacccaggcaccctcaaaaagcatttatttaagtTCTTTGGCCATcttaaattgggttgtctttttattgttggtttttaagggttctttatatattctgaatgctAGACTCTTACCAGAAATACAATTTGCTAAGgctttttcccattctgtaggatgtctttttactttcttgataaaaTCCTTTGATACCCAAAAGTTTTTAACTGTGATAAAGTCCATCTtacctattttttcctcttatttctaatgcttttggtgtcagaacTAAGAATCCACTGCCAAACCCAATGTTATGAAAATTTATCCCTGTTGTAAGACTTTTATGATTTCAGCTCTTTATTTAGGTTGTTGGGTCATTCTGAATTGTTTTCTGTATATGGTGTGAAGTAGGGGTCCcagtttattcttttgcatgtggatatccacttGTCCCAGCATCACCTgttgaaaaattatcttttcctgCTGAATAGTCTTGACTTCAATTTTCAGATCAATTTGTCACAGATgtctgggtttatttctagactctcaattctattccattgatctgtgtgtacAGCTTTATGTCAGTACcaaattgttttgattattaaaacTTTGTAGTAATTTCTGAAACTGGTGAGTATGAgttctcttgtttttccttttcaagctTTAACTGTTCGGGGCCTTTTGTAATTCTGTATAAATCTGAGGGCTTTTCAATTCCTGCAAAAAaagctgttggaattttgatatggTTTGTATTGAATTTGCAGATTGCTCTGGATAGCACAGATACTGTAACCCAATTAAGTTCAGTCCATGGACTCAAtgtctatttatgtatttgttaatttcttttatcaaggCTTTGCAATTCTCAGGAAACAAgtatttcacttccttggttaaatttatttgtaggttttttctttttaaaaagattttatttatttgagagagaatgagaggagatatgggggtgggacagagggaaagggagcagcagacatCCCGCTGAtgagggagcctgacttggggcttggtcctaggaccctgagatcatgacctcagccgaaggcagacgcctaaccaactgagccatccaggtgcccctatttttccctttgatgatatttaaatgaagttttcttaatttccttttcagattggtcATTGTGGTATATAGAAACAATTGATTTTGTGTCTTGACTTGTACCCTGAAACTtggctgaattcatttattacttcttaTACCTTTTTAGTGGATTCTACTGGATATTCTATATATGGGATCACGTCTTATGCAAACAGAGATTGTTTTCCATCTTCCTTCTCACTTTGaatgtcttatttcttcttctttcctgagTGCTCTGGTTAAACTTCCAGTGCAGTGTTGGATAGCAGTAGTAAGACGGGCATACTTTCCTCATCGCTAGGGGAAAAGACTTTAATCTTTCACTATTGTGTATAATGCTAGCTGTGGGTTCTTTATGAATgccctttattatgttaagga encodes:
- the ZNF16 gene encoding zinc finger protein 16 isoform X1, producing the protein MPSLRARSEKAEMEPSVPGPSPWIPAAQACVSDAPVVTHAGSALRDPHCFGYTEPGTTPPHHQQPDWDTSTKGKEFLQKKEVSEDLESQVEISENYTSDFSQAPELGEFCDDVMEGDWGIPDRQVKSLYHEGGFTPVAVLLRSPLEKELGCDDFVRSLSLSPNPTVSQGIPTEETPHLYDMCGHSFQHSMDLSSHEGLHIAESPLICSDCGKTFRGNPDLIQHQITHTGQKSFICSECGKSFSQNSFLKNHQRSHVSEKPYQCSECRKTFSVHSHLIRHQINHSGEKPYVCSDCGKGFSQNSSLQKHQKSHMSEKPYECSECGKAFRRSSNLIQHQRIHSGEKPYVCNECGKAFRRSSNLIKHHRIHTGEKPFQCNECGKAFSQSSHLRKHQRVHTGERPYECSECGKPFSRVSNLIKHHRVHTGEKPYKCSECGKAFSQSSSLIQHRRIHTGEKPHVCNVCGKAFSYSSVLRKHQIIHTGEKPYECSICGKAFSHSSALIQHQGVHTGDKPYECRECGKTFGRSSNLILHQRVHTGEKPYECTECGKTFSQSSTLIQHQRIHNGLKPHECNQCGKAFNRSSNLIHHQKVHTGEKPYTCVECGKGFSQSSHLIQHQIIHTGERPYKCSECGKAFSQRSVLIQHQRIHTGVKPYDCSACGKAFSQRSKLVKHQLIHTRE
- the ZNF16 gene encoding zinc finger protein 16 isoform X2; its protein translation is MYPSCSGNKSSSEDWDTSTKGKEFLQKKEVSEDLESQVEISENYTSDFSQAPELGEFCDDVMEGDWGIPDRQVKSLYHEGGFTPVAVLLRSPLEKELGCDDFVRSLSLSPNPTVSQGIPTEETPHLYDMCGHSFQHSMDLSSHEGLHIAESPLICSDCGKTFRGNPDLIQHQITHTGQKSFICSECGKSFSQNSFLKNHQRSHVSEKPYQCSECRKTFSVHSHLIRHQINHSGEKPYVCSDCGKGFSQNSSLQKHQKSHMSEKPYECSECGKAFRRSSNLIQHQRIHSGEKPYVCNECGKAFRRSSNLIKHHRIHTGEKPFQCNECGKAFSQSSHLRKHQRVHTGERPYECSECGKPFSRVSNLIKHHRVHTGEKPYKCSECGKAFSQSSSLIQHRRIHTGEKPHVCNVCGKAFSYSSVLRKHQIIHTGEKPYECSICGKAFSHSSALIQHQGVHTGDKPYECRECGKTFGRSSNLILHQRVHTGEKPYECTECGKTFSQSSTLIQHQRIHNGLKPHECNQCGKAFNRSSNLIHHQKVHTGEKPYTCVECGKGFSQSSHLIQHQIIHTGERPYKCSECGKAFSQRSVLIQHQRIHTGVKPYDCSACGKAFSQRSKLVKHQLIHTRE